In a single window of the Rattus norvegicus strain BN/NHsdMcwi chromosome 6, GRCr8, whole genome shotgun sequence genome:
- the LOC134479106 gene encoding keratin-associated protein 5-1-like, protein MCLCLCVYACVSLCVVSVCGVCVCVCMSLCMSLCVYVFVCVVFVNVCQLLGLLAKIKYECVSVCACISMYISLCVYLCVSVCVWCMCECISLCECLCVYVYVYLCVYMCVCVCGVNDCVSVCQCVCVCMHVAYVYVSLYVVVYMCVCVWRMCVSMSVWCVCACVVCVCLCVSVWCVCVCVVCVSLCVCVVCVCLCVSVWCVCACVVCVCLCVSVWCVCACVVCVCLCVSVWCVCVCMVCVSLCVCVVCVCMCGMCVSLCVCVVCVCLCVSMWCVCACVVCVCLCVCLCVSVWCVCACVVCVSLCVCVVCVSLCVCVVCVCLCVCVVSVCLCGVCVCVSVGVLPLLSSAWNVLP, encoded by the coding sequence atgtgtctgtgtctctgtgtgtatgcatgtgtatctctgtgtgtggtgtctgtgtgtggtgtatgtgtgtgtgtctgtatgtctctgtgtatgtctctatgtgtatatgtgtttgtgtgtgtggtgtttgtgaatgtgtgtcagcttcttggccttttggctaagatcaagtatgagtgtgtgtctgtgtgtgcatgtatatctatgtatatttctctgtgtgtgtatctctgtgtctctgtgtgtgtgtggtgtatgtgtgaatgtatatctctatgtgagtgcctgtgtgtctatgtgtatgtgtatctgtgtgtgtacatgtgtgtctgtgtgtgtggtgttaatgattgtgtgtctgtgtgtcagtgtgtgtgtgtgtgcatgcatgtggcgtatgtgtatgtctctctgtatgtggtggtgtacatgtgtgtctgtgtgtggcgtatgtgtgtatctatgtccgtgtggtgtgtgtgtgcatgtgtggtgtgtgtgtgtctctgtgtgtctgtgtggtgtgtgtgtgtctgtgtggtgtgtgtgtctctgtgtgtctgtgtggtgtgtgtgtgtctctgtgtgtccgtgtggtgtgtgtgtgcatgtgtggtgtgtgtgtgtctctgtgtgtctgtgtggtgtgtgtgtgcatgtgtggtgtgtgtgtgtctctgtgtgtctgtgtggtgtgtgtgtgtctgtatggtgtgtgtgtctctgtgtgtctgtgtggtgtgtgtgtgcatgtgtggtatgtgtgtgtctctgtgtgtctgtgtggtgtgtgtgtgtctctgtgtgtccatgtggtgtgtgtgtgcatgtgtggtgtgtgtgtgtctctgtgtgtgtctctgtgtgtctgtgtggtgtgtgtgtgcatgtgtggtgtgtgtgtctctgtgtgtctgtgtggtgtgtgtgtctctgtgtgtctgtgtagtgtgtgtgtgtctgtgtgtctgtgtggtgtctgtgtgtctgtgtggtgtgtgtgtctgtgtgtctgttggtGTGCTCCCACTGCTTTCCTCAGCTTGGAATGTCCTCCCATAG